The Candidatus Poribacteria bacterium genomic sequence TGTAGATTCCATCCCGGGGCTCCTTGCAATGAAACCTCGCTCTAAGGGGTTGTTGAGATGCCAATAAGTACCGATGCCTGCCCCGCGATAAAATATCGCCATAAGTCATCTTTTTTTATTATTTTGTCTTTTCTAAGATGAGAATCTCACGCTTTTCCCATCGTTTACTCCGGTTATACTTCTGTATCAAGGCAATTAAGGCATTTATCAGAGACATTCAATTGTCCATTGATTCCGATTTGCATGTATTATATTATCGCGCATTTTTTGAATTAAGTCAAAACTATTTTCACGCAAAGGCCTCACAAAACCGATTGAAATCAACCGCAATAGGTGATATACTATAAGGTGATAGTGAAATTCCTGCTTGGATGGAAATTGGACGAAAAAAATGAATAACGAATTCGTCTCAACCATAACAGAGCGCATTGTGCGTGAATTTGACTCGCTGCAGATTATCCTCTTCGGTTCACAGGCACGAGGGGACGTAGATCGGGATAGCGACATAGATCTGCTCGTAGTTTTCGCGGAGCTCACGGATAAACGGAAAATTGCCATTGACATTGATCGCGCACTATCTGACATACCCGTGGCAAAGGACATCATTGTATCAACACCGGAAAAGTTAGAACGCAGTCGCACGCGGATCGGCTCGGTGCTGCGGTATGCCCAACAAGAGGGTAAAATTCTTTGGAAGAGTCGGGGCGCAGCCGCACGTCGTGGTATACCTAACAAGGAGGTAAAGTTTGCTATGCAAACGACGGATCGACTCGCAGATACTGCCCGCTGGCTCCGCCACGCGGAGGAAGACTTAACAACAGCCGAAACCCTTTTAGGGCATCCACACGTGCCCCCGCGCCA encodes the following:
- a CDS encoding HEPN domain-containing protein, with protein sequence MNNEFVSTITERIVREFDSLQIILFGSQARGDVDRDSDIDLLVVFAELTDKRKIAIDIDRALSDIPVAKDIIVSTPEKLERSRTRIGSVLRYAQQEGKILWKSRGAAARRGIPNKEVKFAMQTTDRLADTARWLRHAEEDLTTAETLLGHPHVPPRQVCWHAHQAAEKALKAALIFLQIDFRRTHDLNVLRDLLPERWQLKTALPNLRGLNRWAIEARYREDGREATETDASTAVEHARAVWTSVSTELAQHGFPVAEAI